From Pelotomaculum schinkii, one genomic window encodes:
- a CDS encoding tetratricopeptide repeat protein, translated as MKIFGFYILLTLLTRNPLLALVVMLLILFLVERRFIGLLPDFTASWRRSNRVRELQREVRVNPANAEAYLELGESFLQKGQYEQALSYLNRAADKMEDHPLFHFYRGASYYQLGRIEEGRAEIEKAVVINPKISFGEPYLYLARIYLQQSQDGAKIDNLYQQLLQYGSPKIHYLAGSLFLNYNDKEKARRLFRETIENYQACRGSLRRLYRRWALLSKVGLFYSK; from the coding sequence ATGAAAATATTTGGATTTTACATATTATTAACCTTGCTCACCCGCAACCCCTTGTTAGCTCTTGTTGTCATGCTGCTGATTCTTTTCCTTGTAGAAAGGCGTTTTATTGGCTTATTACCTGATTTTACCGCCTCCTGGAGGAGGTCCAACAGAGTGCGGGAACTACAGAGAGAAGTAAGGGTCAATCCCGCCAACGCTGAAGCCTACCTGGAGCTCGGCGAATCCTTCCTGCAGAAGGGGCAATATGAGCAGGCTTTATCATATTTAAATAGAGCGGCTGACAAGATGGAGGACCACCCCTTATTTCATTTTTACCGTGGGGCCTCGTATTATCAACTTGGCCGGATCGAGGAGGGCAGGGCTGAGATTGAAAAAGCGGTTGTCATCAACCCAAAGATAAGTTTCGGTGAACCATACCTGTATCTGGCAAGAATTTACCTCCAACAAAGTCAGGACGGTGCAAAGATTGATAATCTTTACCAACAGTTGCTGCAATACGGATCACCCAAAATCCACTACTTGGCGGGCAGTTTGTTTTTAAATTACAACGACAAGGAGAAAGCCCGCCGTTTGTTCAGAGAGACGATAGAAAATTATCAGGCCTGCAGAGGTTCTTTGCGCCGTCTGTATAGAAGGTGGGCGCTACTGTCAAAAGTAGGCCTTTTCTACAGCAAGTGA
- a CDS encoding CoA protein activase, translating into MRVTFPHMGNMHIPLKAMLKRLGLDVVVPPPSSKKTLSLGVKHGPEFACLPLKLNLGNFIEAGELGADTVIMGGGCGPCRFGYYAQIEHAILKDIGRDMDFIVLEPPDRHITELLAKIKRIAGKKSWWDIFQAVRFGYRKAKAVDDVERASFQLRPRETVVGATDAAYRKALALIDGACTWDGLNYAVEKAGDALREVMVDDKKTVLKIGLVGEIYTLLEPFSNQNLERSLGTLGVEVDRSIYLSEWVNNHLFGGLLKGERRRNEVCASAHPYLRHFVGGHGQETIGSAVLYAKAGYNGLIQVFPFTCMPEIVAESILPDVSCDLNIPSLTLIMDEHSGEAGIQTRLEAFVDLLEQKREIAFRERSVG; encoded by the coding sequence ATGCGGGTAACCTTTCCCCATATGGGGAACATGCATATTCCTTTAAAGGCAATGCTGAAGCGCCTGGGCTTGGATGTTGTGGTACCGCCGCCTTCCAGTAAAAAAACTTTGAGTCTTGGGGTGAAGCATGGTCCTGAATTTGCCTGCCTGCCCTTGAAATTAAACCTTGGCAACTTTATAGAGGCTGGTGAACTGGGCGCCGATACCGTGATCATGGGCGGCGGCTGCGGACCGTGCCGCTTTGGCTATTACGCCCAGATTGAACATGCAATATTAAAGGATATCGGTCGAGATATGGATTTTATTGTGCTTGAACCGCCTGACCGCCATATTACCGAATTACTGGCAAAAATAAAACGAATCGCAGGAAAGAAGTCTTGGTGGGATATTTTCCAGGCGGTTCGCTTTGGCTACAGGAAAGCAAAGGCGGTCGACGACGTTGAAAGGGCGTCTTTCCAACTGCGGCCTCGTGAAACAGTGGTTGGAGCAACGGACGCAGCTTACCGGAAGGCACTGGCCCTGATTGATGGCGCCTGTACCTGGGATGGTTTAAATTACGCGGTGGAAAAAGCCGGAGATGCGCTCAGGGAGGTAATGGTTGACGATAAGAAAACAGTCTTAAAAATTGGCCTTGTCGGGGAGATTTACACCCTGTTGGAGCCTTTTTCGAACCAGAACCTGGAGCGCAGCCTGGGCACTTTGGGGGTTGAAGTGGATCGTTCTATTTACTTAAGTGAATGGGTAAACAACCATCTCTTTGGAGGATTATTGAAAGGCGAAAGACGGAGAAACGAGGTTTGCGCATCGGCTCATCCATATCTGCGGCATTTCGTCGGCGGGCATGGCCAGGAAACAATAGGGTCTGCGGTCCTTTATGCAAAGGCCGGTTATAACGGACTAATCCAGGTGTTTCCATTTACCTGCATGCCCGAAATCGTAGCTGAAAGCATACTGCCTGATGTCAGTTGCGACTTGAATATTCCTTCCCTGACACTGATCAT